DNA sequence from the Eriocheir sinensis breed Jianghai 21 chromosome 70, ASM2467909v1, whole genome shotgun sequence genome:
CACTTTCAACTACTGGCTGTTCCTCCATCTGGTTCAGTGGGAGACAAAGGAAATCTCTCGCTATCCTTCAGGCGTTAgaacatcaccaccatccaccTCTGACACCTCTGGCCCTTCTAGTGTGTTATTTGCACTTTCAACTACTGGCTGTTCCTCCATCTGGTTCAGTGGAAGGCTCGTCTGGAGGAGAGACAAAAGGAAATCTCTCGCTATCCTTCAGGAGTTAgaacatcaccaccatccaccTCTGACACCTCTGGCCCTTCTAGCGTGTTATTTGCACTTTCAACTACTGGCTGTTCCTCCATCTGGTTCAGTGGAAGGCTCGTctgaaggagaaacaaaggacATCTCTAGCTATCCTTCAGGCGTTagaacatcaccaccatccttcTCTGATATCTCTGGCTCTTCTAGTGTGTTATTTGCACCTTCAACTACTGGCTGTTCCTCCATCTGGTTCAGTGGAAGGCTCGTCTGGAGCAGAGACAAAGGACATCTCTAGCTATCCTTCAGGCATTAGAACATCACACCATCCTCTCCTCTGATATCTCTGGCTCTTCTAGTGTGTTATTTGCACTTTCAACTACTGGCTGTTCCTCCATCTGGTTCAGTGGAAGGCTCGTctggaggagaaacaaaggacATCTCTCGCTATCCTTCAGGCATTAGAACATCACACCATCCTCTCCTCTGATATCTCTGGCTCTTCTAGCATGTTATTTGCACTTTCAATAACTGGCTGTGATATTTTTGGTCCTGCAAGTGTTTACAGGGATAAATAAAATCAAACATATAACTTATTTTTTCTACAGCAGAGGAGactgtgcaagggcgtaaaaaaataaataaaagaaagaaaataaatgcatACAAGTACCTCTCACTTTATGTGAATATTGTGTTCCTGCTGAGTTTGTGTAATGTATAAGTAATTTTCACATACTCTAGCGGGGCGCCACTGCAGACTGATGACTGCTGATGTTACAAAACTTgataaaggaaaagttggaagagCTATCAGGACATGattaattagagacaaattggtTTGtgaccttgaaagccactcattataCGGCttctcacaacatggcttccaaacAATCCTATCTATtcatcaaatctattaacctttttctaACGTCTTTCACTGTTTATATCAAATCACTGGACACTGGACGTAGTCTTGATTCAGAAAGCAGcattgataaagtcccgcatcataaattacttttacaattaaaagcaaataggtattgacggtcaaaaaaccatggatcgcgaattgttgagcaacagacaacaaagagtagtgactTCCTTCAActatatcaactagagtagaaatgcaacgttttgagtctctgattaatgtaaaatcactttttTTATGTAAATCGATGTAAAGCCTCTTTAGGTCAGCATCAAGAGTTCAGTCCAAGCTGGGGAcatttagggtcgtattataagacatttcgtcgcccaagaacgcatatttgacaaggctatcgtgggagtttagggcatttccaagggtagttttatggccctgatggtagtttgacccttcctctgtaccgtgaacctgaagaaacactcattagaacccgactgaccccctctttgacctttagaaatagctggtgtgagaagcgaaagtgtcttgcaaTACCAGCCTTATGGTCCCCTTCCCAGAAAGGGAGATCTGTTTCTGAGTGTACAGTACCTGCATAAACATATTTGGTAGAATTAAATTACATGGGGAACTTTTGGAATGTATCCCAAATATCCAGAATTTATGCTGATCTGGCACCTAAATCCCCATCAGTTGCCAATTACTaaggtaaaggtgaagttgggggcatacactgtagcagcacgtggcctcggtgctcatctccgtaacattggcccttgagcctgtggtgggagggagcccattaccccgggacacagggccagtgtgacatccgggttaccacagtttaccttccccaggtttccccaggtacccatttatcaaccagcccgagagggaggatgaacagctgggtgagctgcacgccgactgcccgggccgggattcgaacctgggaccgcggagtagtagccaggtgcgctgaccactagaccacggagctGTAAAAATGGTTAAAACCAGCTCAGTAAATGTACTTTACATGCTGTATGTGcagggtgggtgagtggaatggTGGGAACACATCGGTTGATCTTGCATTGGCCCAAGAATACTCGCCGTGaagtgggagttttttttttttttttttttttttttttacggcagaggagacCGTGCAAGAgcgtaacaaaaataataaataataataaaaaaaaaaaaaaaaaaaaaaaagcccgctgcttacTACTCCCGGAGAgtgcatcgcttcactcactcactgactccaCTCCCAACGGTCCCCCTGAGCAAGATCCCATGCTgctgccctgtccatcccaagtccctccaGACAGGATTGAtcaacttgccccagccatgagttatgtgggcatccccttggtctcctctacTCAGGGTTGTCTTAttcagaaacaaccctgtgagcacgACCAATGTCTGGTAAGTGTGCCGCATGCCCATGTATCCGGGGATGGCGTTCATGGACTAAggtggtaacaggcctcgattcagtttcatcgGTAGTCACTGGTTTCAACTttcatattaacccggtagcagcgatgggctaaatttgtggctttaccgtgtagcagcgacgggccaaattcatggctttaccgtgtagcagcgatgggctaaatttgtggctttaccgtgtagcagcgacggggcaaatttgtggctttaccgtgtagcagcgacgggccaaaattgtgccatgatataaatcccccaaaatagatgatgcataatctgatcacaaatgctttgatatatattatggaatggtttgtgtgagtggtgattttttctcatttttcttgcttggagggaccattaagaaacgtgatccccgctgctaccggtttaagtcattccagcgataccccttGATCCTGCAAAGGCACTTGGCACCAAAGGCACTGACATGCCTCTCCAAGTAattattcagtgtccatgtctcacagccatccAGTAAGACAGGGAACACAAGAGACTTAAAGATTCAAAACTTTGTTCGCCTGCAAAGATATCGACAACAAAATATACTCGTTTTGAGCTTGTCCATAACACCGCAGGCCAGGCCAATTCATTGAGTGAGTTCCTGGTAAGACCCAtcattgttatgcactacgctaccaaggtatgtgaaacttttggtgacctcgacatcTCACTACATGCACAAACAGGCTGAACAGTGTcgtccagcaagcctccaaatgactggaccttggttttggcccaggagaccttctgTCCCAGAGGCtttgcctcctcatgcagcacttccaAGAGCCAACGTCAGAACCTCCAGCGATTCTGTgagaagtacagcatcatcaACTAAAACAAGATCAATGACCTTGATGCTGCCAACCGATGCTCTGCAACAACATTGATCAACAACTTTACCTAATACCCAGTCAAGACaaatgttgaaaagtgatggggcaaggatgCACCCGTGCCTCACTCCTGAGTTAACAAGGAAGAAGCCCAAAACACcttccccacacttcacagcactcagtcccagagtaagggccagtcatcaggtcaataatccttgcaggaatcaATGGATCCACAGAATGTCTCAAGGCATATGCTTCTTTCTATACAAAttagtaataaaaataagaaacaggTAATAAAAATGATCATAACTGTAAGACATGATTCTTCTGAGTGATCATGTTTGCTCTCCTGCTACCTCTGGGGCTGTTGAGCTTATTATAAGCCCAACAACCAGTCACCTTTTGTAGGGGTCCATGGTGGGTGGAGCATGGGAGAGTGAATTTTAAGCATTTGTAGGGCATCCAGTACTTTTGACAGGTCTGGTTAGGGCAAGAGAGCACCCCTGCCCCGAACATACCCACCCCCTATTCTTGGGGGCTGCCAGGGCGGTGCAGACAAGACAAAAGCTCATCAAACTGGCTGAGTAGACAAGACCCACCGAACGGGCCAGAAGCCCCCGTGAGGtatatggagggaggagagaggaagagcctCTCAAAAGACCCTTCCTGCATCTGTATTAAATACATCTTATGTGCTTTATCTCTCACTCTACCTCACTAAACTCTATGTAAATTTAAAATTCTTTGAATTCCTAAAGTGAGCAAGTCTTGACCTTCTCgcctcttcgctgaaatctccatcctaggagatttccaATATTCACCCAACTTGGGCTTTCAATctcttcactgaccatcctggtgaacaagcaactttgctatcctcaactcAACGACGACCTAGCAGCAGCCCAGCCAGCACCACGTACTGTCTGGCCTGGAGATCGCCcaacaacattctagacctctccTTACCTCAACTTCCTTTTGCTTatctcaaactgttctctccgttgggctcctccgatcacaatcttatttatcCTGTCCTAGATAAGAGGCGATGTTTGGCGACCTGAGGAAGACGACCTCAGATTTCCCGTGGGATGATTATTTCCCTGGGAATGGAATTTCTGTTTCCAGGAGACCATCCACCAGTGTGTGCCCTCTGTGTGGAGGTATTACATCTCTTGATGCATCActtacattcctcgttctttttccttctcctcacaaAATATCTTGGTTTAACTTTATTCACGCTTGTTTATAGTAGCTCTGCCAGAGAGGCAGCTAAAGCAAAAGTTTGCTATTTCTAACCTTAAAAATTATTAATAATACATTTGCTACTTGAAAAAAACTCTTCAAAATTAATTCAAATgtcaaaaagaaaaaattaaaaaatgtcaaaaccttgctttctcatctcttccgtgacttctcctccaacttaccaaaacatcACTCACTtcttctcactcctttcctcctccactcccctcactGCAACACTCACTCCCCATctatctctctcatctatctcttcttttctctcaactTTTTCTAACTCCCACtctgacgattctgggcatattcctctccACTCCCCCCTATGCCTGCTTGCCTCTTATCTTGTTTTCAAAATGATTTTATGAATTTCCTCTGGCCCTCCTTCAATCAGAAATGATGTGCCTATGGGGatgctcctattgtccttaaaaaccaCCCTGCTCTGCCCGGTCAccttcttggtcaaactcttCGCTCTGTCTGCCAacacttaccttccttttctttgagTATGCCTTTgccacagcctgtacctaagaagggggTGCggtccaatccctcaaactactgtcctatttttttactttttgttgtctatctaaagcttttgaatcaatctaaccgtaaagattcaaagcacctttcccaCTTCGACCTTTCATCTGATCGCCTATAGGGTTCCGGCAAGCCCTCTACTGGTGACTTCCTAGCTTCTTAACtgacttggtcatcctctctagtaGCGCTTGGGTGAAACTTTGCGCTtttagggtctggcacaaatcttctttTTCTAAACTAAACtaccggtttctatccttctctctgtacctttactccagtttcctttctctgACTTCTCTTTCTTCcgggtagacagtcactgttcttcttcCCTCTAATAATAGTGGTGTGGTGTCACAGAGGTTCTgtcatctcccactctttttctgttgtcctccattctgcattattcaacttttaatagaagacccaccttcaggattCAGGAActaagaaggaaggaggctgaacAGGCCTTACAGACAGACTattttgctattatttccgattggggcaagaacccTCAGTCCTTCAACGCCTCCTGGTGTCCTTTGCTTTCCACAAAACACACAGCCACACAACAATCAACCCTATTCTTTCTTCCAAACACAACACCcttccttcaacactaaacatctaaATCAACTCGGTCTATCCAAAACTTCAAAACTCAAacctcatctctcatctcttcttaaTAAATCTTCCTCTCGGCTCTCTGCTCTGTACTTCCTCCGCCAGTTCTCCTTGCCCAGTCActgtatacaggggccttgtctcttccccctcatatggagtatgcatctcatgatGTGTGGGGGCACCACAGCACACCTCTTCTGGACAGGAGGCAGGGGctcttctctcatctcatcagctctccatACCATACTGATATTCTTAACAATTCCACCCAATGTTgcccttcttctattctttcttctattcatctttcactgctcttctgaactcacTTGCTAACTGCTCCatgcccccctgccccctccctctgcACTCACTTTTcacatgctcatccttatactgtccaaaacccttatgcaagttaaccagcaagcattctctttccatccccacgctggtaaactctggaacaatcttccttcatctgtatttcctcctgcctacttgAACtcttctttcaagaggagggtatcaggacacctctcctcctgaaaccgACTTATCTTTCTCTggatcttttttaggagcaggagcaggcttttttttttttttttttttttttttatgttttttttttgagctTGAGctctctcctaaaaaaaaaaaaaaaaaaaaaaaaaaacctaggaCCGGACTTAATCTCTGGCAGGATCTTCGTGTGGGTGCCTGGAACATCCCGAGCTTCTCAGATGATCAATGCCTACCCCATCTGTCAACTGAACTCAGGAGGCTGAGAGTGGACATAGTGGGGCTCTCTGAGACAAAGACCTGGCAATGGAGAGATCAGTAGTTGGGACTATATACCTATTACTGATCAGGCCAGAGGGTGATGAGCGTAAGGGTGACATAGCTCGGGTGAAGTCTTGTTAAGGTGTGGTGAGATGTGTGGCGTTGCATTCCACCACCCAATAATTCTCTTAGTCCAATAACCCTTTTCCACATGAAAGCCTGGTCGGGATACCAAAAACACGTGCTTTCACAAGCATTTCCCGCCACCCATTGACGATGTACATGGCGTCTGTTTGTCTCAGCCAAAAGAAGAATCTTTCATCACACTCTCCAGCCAATCACAGCTCTTTAGTCTACAGTCTTTAGTCCACCTGGCAGCTATGCTGGGAGCGAGAGAATGTGTCAGTGAGGGCCAAGAGTCAGAAGTGAGCGGATTTCCGTAAAATTGCTCTTCTTCTCGCCCCGCCCACACCTAACACAATGGAGGCAAGTTTACCAACACCTTATAGCACACAGCTAAATAGCTGTTCTACATGCTGACATTTATGGGTGTTGGGCGGGTACCAACAAACTGGGCAATTAGCCAACACGGGCTACTTCTTTGATGTAACCTTGCAATGGATGGGTccttcaaataaaaaaatgtcaGAGTAAAAATGTCCTAGAAAATCCTCAACTTTAACATACTAAAAGGGCTTTTTGATACCTCCACTATTTCCATGAGTGCCGGCAAAGGGTCAAATGTTTTGTGTATGATCTGGCCCTCACCGTTCTACTTTATGGCCTTGAGGGCCTGATGGTCAGGTGGAGGCAACTGGTTCAGAGGCAAGACGCGGAAATAACACTTGCGGCAGGTGGCGATGTACTTGTCACTCCCTCCGATCACCTCCAGGGCTGTCTCCGCTGAGGTCCGTTTGGTGTAGTGGGCCTCCTGGTAGCAAACCGTACACACAGCACTCAGCTTCACCACAGACTCGGCGAGGGGCACCAGCTGTAAAATGTTGCCAAAACCCTTGCGCTGGAAGGTCCCGTCCAAGGCTGCCACAATGACTGTCTTGCCCCTGTTGGCCATGTCTTCAGCAAACTCCACTGTGTCTGGGAAAAACTGTCCCTCGTCAATCCCGATGATGGTGTAGGCCTCAGCTGTGTCCCTGAGACCCTCCAGGCTTGTGGCGGAGGTGGCCGGGAAGATCTGCTTGTCGTGCGTCACCATTCCTGCACTGTCATACCTGTTGTCGGCGGCATACTTGATGACGAGGCAGCTGTGTGCGGCCAGCTGGTAGCGCCTCAGCCGCCTCATCAGCTCCGTGGTCTTGCCTGAGAACATGGGCCCAAAGATCACCTGAATTTGTCCTTTAGTGAGGCTTCTGGGTGCATGGGGGACGCACAGATGATCCATGGTGCTGTGTGAAAATATGTGGTGTCAAAGAACATCTAACTAGCATAAAACACAGGTAATCCTTGAGTTATGATGCATTTGGTTCACAACTGCTCACATTTATGACTAGGCCAATAATGTTAGTGATActtagttaacccggtagcagcgatgggccaattttgtggcttcatcgtgtagcaacgacgggccaaatttgtgccatgatatttaccccaaaaaatagatgatacatataatttgatcacaaatgctttgatatatattatgaaatggtttgtgtgaggggtgattttttctcatttttctcgcttggagggaccattaagaaacatgatccctgctgttaccgggttaagtaATGAGTTGACATTTCAAATATCCCATTGTGTGTAGAGCAGCTGTTTGTTTGCACAGTATTCCTGAGCCTGCTGCCCCCTCTACCCTCCCACTGTCTTGCATGCTGGCCTTACCCCGGCTGGGCTGGGATAAGGCAGGAGACCAGAAGGGTGAGTGGACTGTCCATCTATGCATCTCCCTCAGTTGCCTTTGGAACTCAGCTGCAAGTACTACTCATGCTGCAATCACTAGTCACTACTCCACCAGTTTATATGCCTACAGTCTGCTATACAAGCATACCTCTATATCTAGTAGATGCCAACTGCCTAGCATTTGAGGTGAGCAAGGGTGGAGTGAGTCTGCCCAGTTCTTTTCCCTGTTTACCAGTCTTAGCTGTGTTTGGTTCACCTGTTAGCTCTGACAATGCCCCACAGGTGAGTGAGGCGAGCCAAACTGGACAGTCCATCAGCTGGGCACAACCAAAATGGTGTCCCACAACAACAGCTCCCTCACAATAATCCTGCAGAAGCTTTTATAAACAATCGCTTTCCAGAAATAGCAAAGTTGAACAAAACATT
Encoded proteins:
- the LOC126988653 gene encoding thymidine kinase, cytosolic-like, giving the protein MTETTIFILNSTMDHLCVPHAPRSLTKGQIQVIFGPMFSGKTTELMRRLRRYQLAAHSCLVIKYAADNRYDSAGMVTHDKQIFPATSATSLEGLRDTAEAYTIIGIDEGQFFPDTVEFAEDMANRGKTVIVAALDGTFQRKGFGNILQLVPLAESVVKLSAVCTVCYQEAHYTKRTSAETALEVIGGSDKYIATCRKCYFRVLPLNQLPPPDHQALKAIK